In one window of Falco cherrug isolate bFalChe1 chromosome 12, bFalChe1.pri, whole genome shotgun sequence DNA:
- the TMEM53 gene encoding transmembrane protein 53 isoform X1: MGVRGLEAAVELAPGEARGSGTERGHADGQPVVILLGWAGCQDKYLAKYSTIYGQKGCTVIRYTAPWRMIFFSETFGIRSLQTPAKRLLELLFDYSVENRPVLFHVFSNGGVMLYRYIIEALHTHKPFKNVKVAGTVFDSAPGRRNLRGGLRALATVLVSTNVLLKYFLLFTFATTAVVLRILLYPLTRFIHESHYDALLKAPSRWPELYLYSQADAIIKASEVKHMADARQQLGVSVKAVDFSDSAHVSHMRAYPTYYSNLCMTFLSDCVGGSPR; this comes from the exons ATGGGGGTCCGCGGGCTGGAGGCGGCGGTGGAGCTGGCGCCGGGGGAGGCCCGCG GAAGCGGTACAGAGAGGGGGCACGCAGATGGTCAGCCTGTGGTGATCCTTTTAGGTTGGGCAGGCTGCCAGGACAAATACCTGGCCAAATACAGCACAATCTACGGTCAGAAG GGGTGTACCGTCATCCGCTACACGGCTCCATGGAGGATGATATTCTTCTCTGAGACCTTTGGCATCAGATCCCTCCAGACCCCAGCCAAGAGACTCCTGGAGCTGCTCTTTGACTACAGTGTAGAAAACAGACCggttctttttcatgtttttagcAATGGTGGTGTCATGCTGTACCGTTACATCATTGAGGCGCTCCACACTCACAAGCCATTTAAGAACGTCAAAGTAGCAGGCACCGTTTTTGATAGTGCCCCTGGCAGAAGAAACTTGAGGGGAGGCCTTCGTGCCTTGGCAACTGTCTTGGTGTCCACAAATGTGCTGCTCAAGTATTTCCTCTTATTCACTTTTGCTACTACAGCTGTTGTACTGCGGATCTTGCTGTACCCATTGACCCGCTTCATCCATGAGAGCCATTACGATGCCCTGCTGAAAGCGCCCTCACGGTGGCCTGAGCTTTACCTCTATTCCCAAGCTGATGCCATCATCAAGGCCAGCGAAGTTAAGCACATGGCTGATGCCCGGCAGCAGCTTGGTGTCTCTGTGAAAGCTGTAGACTTCTCGGATTCAGCTCATGTCAGCCATATGCGAGCATATCCCACCTATTACAGCAACCTCTGTATGACTTTCCTGTCTGACTGTGTTGGGGGCTCACCTCGTTAG
- the TMEM53 gene encoding transmembrane protein 53 isoform X2: MIFFSETFGIRSLQTPAKRLLELLFDYSVENRPVLFHVFSNGGVMLYRYIIEALHTHKPFKNVKVAGTVFDSAPGRRNLRGGLRALATVLVSTNVLLKYFLLFTFATTAVVLRILLYPLTRFIHESHYDALLKAPSRWPELYLYSQADAIIKASEVKHMADARQQLGVSVKAVDFSDSAHVSHMRAYPTYYSNLCMTFLSDCVGGSPR; this comes from the coding sequence ATGATATTCTTCTCTGAGACCTTTGGCATCAGATCCCTCCAGACCCCAGCCAAGAGACTCCTGGAGCTGCTCTTTGACTACAGTGTAGAAAACAGACCggttctttttcatgtttttagcAATGGTGGTGTCATGCTGTACCGTTACATCATTGAGGCGCTCCACACTCACAAGCCATTTAAGAACGTCAAAGTAGCAGGCACCGTTTTTGATAGTGCCCCTGGCAGAAGAAACTTGAGGGGAGGCCTTCGTGCCTTGGCAACTGTCTTGGTGTCCACAAATGTGCTGCTCAAGTATTTCCTCTTATTCACTTTTGCTACTACAGCTGTTGTACTGCGGATCTTGCTGTACCCATTGACCCGCTTCATCCATGAGAGCCATTACGATGCCCTGCTGAAAGCGCCCTCACGGTGGCCTGAGCTTTACCTCTATTCCCAAGCTGATGCCATCATCAAGGCCAGCGAAGTTAAGCACATGGCTGATGCCCGGCAGCAGCTTGGTGTCTCTGTGAAAGCTGTAGACTTCTCGGATTCAGCTCATGTCAGCCATATGCGAGCATATCCCACCTATTACAGCAACCTCTGTATGACTTTCCTGTCTGACTGTGTTGGGGGCTCACCTCGTTAG